The Flavobacterium sp. HJ-32-4 genome contains a region encoding:
- a CDS encoding ABC transporter permease gives MNFPLYIAKRYLRSASKNNAINIINRIAAIGVVAGAMALFVVMSVFSGLVDFSLSFSNTSDPDLKATARIGKTFTVTPAQERALRQVKGIAQVSKTVEERVLFSFKGKEMVAYLKGTDTLYNKVSTVEKSLQDGQWWTPETIECVVGYGILDRLSIGLVDANNLLEVYVPRPGTGTIDSPDEALTRAKLVPVGFFALSEDLDSQYVFADIRLVQAILAYPPTRISSLEIALAPGADEAAVRKGITTIVGPSLTIKNRAELNASLYRMLNTENLVLYLIFTLVIIIALFNLVGALTMMIIEKQSNLRTLFSLGSTLPELRRIFFLQGTLLTVFGGLLGIALGALLVFVQQQFELVMITMTQPYPVKFEMVNVLIVFATIGTLGTLASFIASRRISAALLRQ, from the coding sequence GTGAATTTCCCGCTCTACATCGCGAAGCGTTACCTTCGGAGTGCCAGCAAGAACAATGCGATCAACATCATCAACCGCATCGCGGCCATCGGCGTCGTAGCGGGTGCGATGGCGCTGTTCGTGGTGATGTCGGTGTTCAGCGGACTCGTCGATTTCAGCCTTTCTTTTTCCAACACCTCCGACCCCGACCTGAAAGCTACCGCCCGCATCGGCAAGACGTTTACCGTTACGCCCGCACAGGAACGGGCGCTTCGGCAGGTGAAAGGTATCGCGCAGGTAAGCAAAACCGTCGAAGAACGGGTGCTCTTCTCGTTCAAAGGAAAGGAAATGGTCGCCTACCTCAAAGGCACCGATACGCTTTATAATAAGGTAAGCACCGTAGAGAAATCCCTGCAGGATGGGCAATGGTGGACACCCGAAACCATTGAGTGCGTCGTCGGTTACGGCATCCTCGACCGTCTTTCTATCGGACTCGTCGATGCCAATAACTTACTCGAGGTCTACGTGCCGCGACCCGGAACAGGCACCATTGATTCGCCCGACGAGGCACTCACCCGCGCCAAATTGGTACCGGTAGGTTTCTTCGCCCTCAGCGAGGATCTCGACAGCCAATATGTCTTCGCCGACATCCGCCTCGTGCAGGCGATACTCGCATACCCGCCCACCCGTATTTCCTCGCTTGAAATCGCCCTCGCGCCCGGTGCCGACGAGGCCGCCGTACGCAAAGGCATCACTACTATAGTCGGCCCGTCGCTTACGATTAAGAACCGCGCCGAACTCAACGCCTCGCTCTACCGCATGCTCAATACCGAGAACCTGGTGTTGTATCTGATCTTCACCCTCGTTATCATCATCGCGCTCTTCAACCTCGTCGGTGCGCTCACCATGATGATCATCGAAAAGCAATCGAACCTGCGCACCTTGTTCAGCCTCGGGTCGACGCTGCCCGAATTGCGTCGCATCTTCTTTTTACAGGGCACGTTGCTGACGGTTTTCGGAGGCCTCCTCGGCATCGCGCTCGGCGCACTGCTTGTTTTTGTCCAGCAACAGTTTGAACTTGTTATGATTACCATGACGCAGCCCTATCCGGTGAAGTTCGAAATGGTCAATGTGCTGATCGTGTTTGCCACCATCGGCACTTTGGGCACCCTGGCGTCCTTCATCGCGTCACGTCGCATCAGCGCCGCCCTCCTTCGCCAATAG
- the rbfA gene encoding 30S ribosome-binding factor RbfA has translation METNRQKKIGGLLQQDLVDILQGEVRKNAIPNLVISVSKVAVTSDLSIANVYLSIFPSDKAQATLAAIKSNGPLIKHDLAQRVRQQLRKVPNLQFFIDDSLEYIAKIDRALTGADNPLENPELLARRKKS, from the coding sequence ATGGAAACGAACAGACAAAAGAAAATAGGAGGCCTCTTGCAGCAAGATCTGGTCGACATCCTGCAGGGGGAAGTGCGCAAAAACGCCATCCCGAACCTGGTGATTTCCGTTTCGAAAGTGGCGGTTACCAGCGACCTTTCCATTGCCAACGTCTACCTGAGTATTTTCCCAAGCGACAAGGCACAGGCTACCCTCGCCGCCATTAAGTCGAACGGGCCTCTCATCAAACACGACCTTGCACAACGCGTACGGCAACAACTGCGCAAAGTGCCGAACCTGCAATTCTTCATCGACGACTCACTCGAGTATATCGCCAAGATTGACCGTGCGCTTACGGGTGCCGATAACCCACTCGAAAACCCCGAACTGTTGGCCCGTCGGAAAAAGTCCTGA
- the mce gene encoding methylmalonyl-CoA epimerase: MNKIEHLGIAVKDLAASNALFEKLLGVAPYKMEEVESEGVRTSFFLSGPNKIELLEATHDDSPIAKFLEKKGEGIHHIAFDVDDIAAEIARLKGEGFTVLNETPKKGADNKLVAFLHPKGTNGVLVELCQSITPE, encoded by the coding sequence ATGAACAAAATCGAACACCTCGGAATCGCTGTCAAAGACCTCGCCGCTTCGAATGCCCTTTTCGAAAAACTGCTGGGTGTGGCGCCGTATAAAATGGAAGAAGTAGAAAGCGAAGGCGTGCGCACCTCGTTTTTCCTGTCGGGACCGAACAAGATCGAATTACTGGAAGCCACGCATGACGATAGCCCGATTGCAAAATTCCTGGAGAAAAAAGGGGAAGGCATCCACCACATCGCCTTTGACGTAGACGACATCGCAGCGGAAATCGCCCGTTTGAAAGGCGAAGGGTTTACTGTTTTGAACGAAACACCCAAGAAAGGTGCCGATAACAAACTCGTGGCCTTCCTACATCCGAAGGGAACGAATGGCGTTTTGGTGGAGTTGTGCCAATCCATCACGCCGGAATAG
- a CDS encoding discoidin domain-containing protein, producing MKYFFALVAAVWCLSATAQQQTFCNPINVDYGYTPFESFTEWGRHRATADPVVVNYKGDLYLFSTNQWGYWHSNDMLNWKFHEKRFLRPWNPEKDELCAPGVGVIGDTMVVFGSTYKKNFSLWGSTDPEHNKWFVIKDSLEIGGWDPAFFTDDDGRFYMYNGSSNRYPVWGVELNRKTFEPIGTRMPMYLLEDWRYGWQRFGEYMDNTFLDPFIEGAWMTKHNGKYYFQYGAPGTEFSGYADGVVMGSKPLFDGIQTFPQSDPLSFKPGGFSRGAGHGSTFQDKYGNYWHISTSIVCVKNTWERRMGIWPTGFDKDDVMWCNTAFGDYPQYLPEARKDGKTFPGWMLLNYKKPVTVSSTLGSFFANNAVDESIKTYWSAKTANPGEWIQSDLGQVCTVNAIQINYADQDVEFLGKQTTTYHQYRLYCSNDGKKWTLLVDKSKNKTDVPHDYVELAQPIKTRFIKLENLHMPTGKFAISGLRVFGNGGGAKPDAVKELIVLRTEKDKRSAYIKWSPVDNAYAYNLYYGTAPDKLYNCIMVHDFNEYWFKAMDLQKTYYFTIEAINENGVSERTPVKKVE from the coding sequence ATGAAGTATTTTTTCGCACTAGTGGCAGCCGTATGGTGCCTATCCGCCACGGCCCAACAACAAACCTTCTGTAACCCCATCAATGTCGATTATGGTTACACCCCCTTCGAGAGTTTTACCGAATGGGGGCGCCATCGCGCCACGGCCGACCCGGTAGTGGTGAACTACAAAGGCGACCTTTACCTGTTTTCAACCAACCAATGGGGCTATTGGCACAGCAACGATATGTTGAACTGGAAGTTCCACGAAAAGCGTTTCCTCCGCCCCTGGAACCCTGAAAAAGATGAACTGTGCGCACCGGGTGTAGGCGTTATCGGCGACACGATGGTGGTGTTCGGCAGTACCTATAAAAAGAACTTCAGTCTGTGGGGCAGCACCGACCCCGAACACAACAAATGGTTCGTTATCAAAGACTCGCTTGAAATCGGCGGCTGGGATCCGGCCTTTTTTACCGACGACGATGGCCGCTTTTATATGTACAATGGCAGCAGCAACCGCTACCCGGTGTGGGGCGTCGAGCTGAACCGCAAGACGTTTGAGCCGATTGGCACCCGCATGCCGATGTATCTTTTGGAAGACTGGCGCTACGGTTGGCAGCGTTTTGGGGAATATATGGACAATACCTTCCTCGATCCGTTCATTGAAGGGGCGTGGATGACGAAGCACAACGGCAAATACTATTTCCAGTATGGTGCGCCCGGCACCGAATTCAGTGGCTATGCCGATGGTGTTGTCATGGGAAGTAAACCGCTGTTCGACGGCATACAGACCTTTCCTCAATCGGACCCACTGAGTTTCAAGCCCGGCGGGTTCTCGCGGGGAGCCGGACACGGATCGACTTTTCAGGATAAATACGGCAATTACTGGCACATCTCGACCAGCATCGTGTGCGTCAAAAACACCTGGGAGCGACGCATGGGTATCTGGCCGACCGGGTTTGACAAAGACGATGTGATGTGGTGCAACACGGCCTTCGGCGATTATCCGCAGTACCTGCCGGAGGCGCGCAAAGACGGCAAGACCTTTCCAGGATGGATGCTGCTGAACTACAAAAAACCGGTGACGGTATCGTCGACGCTGGGCAGTTTCTTCGCCAATAATGCCGTCGACGAAAGCATCAAAACCTATTGGAGCGCCAAGACGGCGAACCCGGGCGAATGGATCCAGAGTGATCTCGGACAAGTCTGTACCGTCAATGCGATCCAGATTAACTATGCCGACCAGGACGTGGAATTCCTGGGTAAACAAACCACTACCTACCACCAATACCGTCTCTATTGCTCGAATGACGGCAAGAAGTGGACCTTACTTGTAGATAAAAGCAAGAACAAAACGGATGTGCCGCACGACTATGTCGAACTCGCCCAACCGATAAAAACCCGTTTTATCAAACTCGAAAACCTGCACATGCCAACCGGGAAGTTCGCCATCAGTGGACTTCGGGTCTTCGGAAATGGCGGCGGCGCGAAACCCGACGCGGTAAAAGAACTGATCGTCCTGCGCACCGAGAAAGACAAACGCAGCGCCTACATCAAATGGTCGCCGGTGGATAATGCATACGCCTATAACCTGTATTACGGAACCGCTCCTGATAAGCTCTACAACTGCATCATGGTGCACGACTTCAACGAGTATTGGTTCAAGGCGATGGACCTTCAGAAAACCTATTATTTCACCATCGAAGCCATCAACGAAAACGGCGTGTCCGAGCGTACACCGGTTAAAAAAGTAGAGTAA
- the bglX gene encoding beta-glucosidase BglX has translation MKHLYALLLLGASFSYAQNTTKDAFLDQLLSKMTLEEKIGQLNLISPPGDISTGAAVSSDAEKYIIDGKLGAVLNMTSIDRIRKTQEIAVTKSRLKIPLLFGLDVIHGYKTQFPIPLGLSATWDPEAVQRAARIAATEATADGIDWTFSPMCDISRDPRWGRVAEGFGEDPLLGSKMAAAMVKGYQGQSLSSPNSILACVKHFALYGGAEAGRDYNTVDMSLNRMYNEYFPPYKAAVDAGAGSVMTSFNDINGVPSTANKWLLTNVLRDQWHFGGFVVTDFTAIKELIAHGLGDSPQVAARSLKAGTDMDMVGEDFLNTLATSVKEGKVTVADIDHACRRILSIKYDLGLFRDPFLRLDTKRRDTEIFTPANRSEARRTAASSFVLMKNERKALPLPTSERVAFIGPLLDDKANMPGTWAVAVESDKAVTLKQALNERTDRERFSFAKGCNLTDDPKMAENVWIKTPIDNPEKLLAEALAVAKKADRIVLILGEASEMTGESASRSDIAFPENQLKLVAAMRALGKPMSVVLFTGRPLDLTKLLPLTDGLLNVWFPGTEAGYAIADVLFGDVNPSGKLTMTFPRAVGQVPIYYNHKNTGRPIGNLDGKFEKYRSNYLDVRNEPLFPFGFGLSYTTFEYSKLTVSKERLNGNETLRASITVKNTGRVDGTEVVQLYIRDQAASITRPVKELKGFQKISLAKGESRVISFDITPELLSFYNEDLIFDWEAGAFDIMIGTDSENLQTKTVVWEK, from the coding sequence ATGAAACACTTGTATGCACTTCTGTTGCTGGGCGCCTCGTTTAGCTACGCACAGAACACCACCAAAGACGCCTTCCTCGACCAATTGCTGTCTAAAATGACGCTTGAGGAGAAGATCGGGCAGCTTAACCTCATCTCACCCCCGGGGGATATCTCTACCGGGGCCGCCGTCAGTTCTGATGCTGAAAAGTACATCATCGACGGAAAACTCGGCGCCGTCCTTAATATGACTTCTATCGATCGCATCCGCAAAACGCAGGAAATCGCGGTTACGAAAAGCCGCCTGAAAATCCCGCTTTTGTTTGGGTTGGATGTCATCCATGGCTATAAAACACAATTCCCGATCCCACTTGGCCTTTCTGCCACCTGGGATCCCGAAGCGGTGCAACGGGCTGCGCGCATTGCCGCGACGGAGGCCACCGCAGATGGTATCGACTGGACCTTCTCGCCCATGTGCGACATCAGCCGGGATCCACGTTGGGGACGTGTGGCCGAAGGATTTGGGGAAGACCCCCTCCTGGGCTCGAAAATGGCGGCCGCCATGGTAAAAGGCTATCAGGGACAATCGCTATCGTCACCTAACAGCATCCTGGCCTGCGTAAAACACTTTGCTTTGTATGGCGGTGCCGAAGCCGGACGCGACTACAATACGGTCGACATGAGCCTGAACCGGATGTATAACGAGTACTTCCCTCCGTATAAAGCCGCGGTTGACGCAGGTGCCGGCAGTGTCATGACGTCCTTCAATGACATCAACGGCGTTCCGTCGACGGCCAATAAGTGGTTGCTGACAAACGTGTTGCGCGACCAATGGCATTTCGGCGGTTTCGTTGTCACGGATTTTACGGCCATCAAGGAACTTATTGCGCACGGACTCGGCGACAGTCCACAGGTGGCGGCCCGATCGCTCAAAGCCGGAACCGATATGGACATGGTCGGTGAAGACTTCCTAAACACCCTGGCCACATCCGTGAAAGAAGGCAAAGTGACCGTCGCGGATATCGACCATGCCTGCCGTCGTATCCTTTCCATCAAATACGACCTCGGACTCTTCCGCGATCCCTTCCTCAGACTCGACACCAAACGCCGTGATACGGAAATTTTCACCCCCGCCAACCGTTCTGAGGCGCGGCGCACGGCAGCTTCGTCTTTCGTGTTAATGAAAAACGAACGGAAAGCGTTGCCCCTGCCCACATCCGAACGGGTAGCCTTTATCGGACCGTTGTTGGATGATAAAGCCAATATGCCCGGAACCTGGGCGGTGGCCGTGGAATCCGACAAGGCCGTTACGCTGAAACAAGCCCTGAACGAACGTACTGACCGTGAACGATTTTCCTTTGCCAAAGGCTGTAACCTTACGGATGACCCGAAAATGGCCGAAAATGTCTGGATCAAGACGCCGATTGACAATCCGGAGAAGTTGTTGGCGGAGGCGCTGGCCGTTGCGAAAAAAGCCGACCGCATCGTATTAATATTGGGCGAAGCCTCAGAAATGACCGGGGAAAGTGCCAGTCGCTCCGACATCGCCTTCCCGGAAAACCAATTGAAACTGGTGGCGGCAATGCGGGCACTGGGGAAACCTATGAGTGTTGTGCTGTTCACCGGCCGGCCACTTGACCTCACAAAATTGCTGCCGCTCACCGACGGGTTGCTGAACGTGTGGTTTCCGGGGACCGAAGCGGGCTATGCGATTGCCGACGTGCTGTTCGGAGACGTCAATCCTTCCGGCAAACTTACGATGACCTTCCCGAGGGCGGTGGGTCAGGTGCCGATCTATTACAACCACAAAAACACCGGCCGTCCGATTGGCAACCTGGACGGCAAATTCGAGAAATACCGTTCAAACTACCTTGATGTTCGCAACGAACCACTGTTTCCGTTTGGGTTTGGCCTGAGCTATACGACCTTCGAGTACTCGAAACTGACCGTATCGAAAGAGCGACTGAACGGCAACGAAACCCTTCGGGCGAGCATTACGGTCAAAAACACCGGACGTGTTGACGGCACGGAAGTCGTTCAATTGTACATCCGCGACCAGGCCGCCAGCATTACCCGGCCGGTTAAAGAACTCAAAGGCTTCCAGAAAATCAGCCTTGCCAAAGGGGAAAGCCGCGTGATCAGTTTTGACATCACGCCTGAACTACTGTCCTTTTACAATGAAGACCTTATTTTTGATTGGGAAGCGGGCGCATTCGACATCATGATTGGCACCGATTCTGAAAACCTCCAAACCAAAACCGTAGTATGGGAAAAATAA
- a CDS encoding glucoamylase family protein yields MGKITLSALLLSCAALFAQKPNEANVTEKIPVVGVVKGLTDEQLMETVQRQTFRYFWHYGHPVSGMARERSNTVTCNYYWDYINEAWDEPNLSKGTFGPEAIAVGGTGFGILSTVIAVERKWISREAALDRLIQIADFLTKADRFHGAFPHFMDGATGKTIPFGRLDDAADLVETSYLMMGFLCAREYFDGKTQKEVYLRRRINDMWDTINWKWFTNNEPKLYWHWSPYQGFDMNFPIWGWNEALITYIVAASSNWHAIPKSAYDGTWVGSQGFRNTQKYYGLELPLGNYGEDKGGPLFFEQYTFQGIDPNGLKDSLGIDYALQARNHTLINRAYCIENPKKFKGYSSKCWGLTAGDSYKGYVAHSPSSDKGVIQPTAAISSMPFTPKESMEAMRYFYEELGGKIWGEYGFHDGFDLGHDWSSNTYLAIDQGPIVVMIENHRSGLIWKLFMKIPEIQRGLKRLGFRSPYFEKK; encoded by the coding sequence ATGGGAAAAATAACCCTCTCCGCCCTGCTGCTCTCGTGTGCAGCGCTGTTTGCACAGAAGCCGAACGAAGCGAATGTCACCGAAAAAATCCCCGTGGTGGGTGTCGTCAAAGGACTGACCGACGAACAATTGATGGAAACCGTGCAACGGCAAACGTTCCGGTATTTCTGGCACTACGGCCACCCAGTATCGGGAATGGCCCGCGAGCGTAGCAATACCGTTACCTGCAACTATTATTGGGATTACATCAATGAGGCCTGGGACGAGCCCAACCTCAGCAAGGGCACCTTCGGCCCCGAAGCGATTGCCGTGGGAGGCACGGGCTTCGGCATCCTATCCACCGTAATTGCCGTCGAGCGGAAGTGGATCAGCCGCGAGGCCGCACTTGACCGTTTGATCCAGATTGCGGACTTTCTCACGAAAGCGGATCGGTTCCACGGTGCCTTCCCGCACTTTATGGACGGTGCAACAGGTAAGACCATCCCTTTTGGCCGTCTGGACGATGCGGCCGACCTGGTCGAAACCTCCTATCTAATGATGGGATTCCTGTGTGCCCGCGAATATTTTGATGGAAAGACGCAGAAGGAAGTGTACCTCCGCCGTCGTATCAACGATATGTGGGACACTATCAACTGGAAATGGTTCACCAACAACGAGCCCAAGCTTTACTGGCATTGGTCGCCCTATCAGGGCTTCGACATGAACTTCCCGATCTGGGGGTGGAACGAGGCACTGATCACGTATATCGTTGCCGCATCGTCGAACTGGCATGCCATTCCGAAGTCGGCTTACGACGGTACCTGGGTCGGAAGCCAGGGGTTCCGGAATACACAAAAGTATTACGGACTCGAACTCCCCTTGGGCAATTACGGAGAAGACAAGGGCGGTCCTTTGTTCTTCGAGCAGTACACCTTCCAGGGAATCGACCCTAACGGTTTGAAGGACTCGCTGGGCATCGACTACGCCCTGCAAGCCCGCAACCATACGCTGATCAACCGGGCCTACTGTATCGAAAATCCGAAGAAATTCAAAGGGTATAGCAGTAAATGCTGGGGATTGACGGCTGGCGACAGCTATAAAGGATACGTCGCGCACAGTCCGTCGAGCGACAAAGGCGTCATCCAGCCGACCGCCGCCATTTCGTCGATGCCTTTCACGCCGAAGGAAAGCATGGAAGCGATGCGGTATTTCTATGAAGAACTGGGTGGTAAGATTTGGGGCGAATACGGCTTTCATGACGGTTTCGACCTCGGACACGACTGGTCGTCGAACACCTATCTGGCGATTGACCAGGGGCCGATTGTGGTGATGATTGAAAACCACCGCAGCGGCCTGATATGGAAACTCTTCATGAAGATTCCGGAAATACAGAGGGGATTGAAGCGATTGGGATTCCGGAGTCCGTATTTCGAGAAGAAGTAA